atcgaaagataaaatataaagttatatataaaaacatcGTAATCGGACTTAAAAGCGATCAATAATCCAGAGGGTATATATTCTAGTAACCACTACTTTATTTTCTTATAAATCTCATCAATTTCACTTTTCACTACATagataaattttatttacttttcaCCTCTCACTTTTTACTATTTTACTACTTTTTATACAACCTTTAATtacaataattttaattataaatttcaataatcttaatatttaatatgaatagttttgttaagttcttttaatttttaattttataaatttagTTTTGTTAAAATTAGTGCATTTTGATACTTTTAATTATATGATATAGCGTTAAATATATATTACTAGTTCGTTAAATctctatataattattaattaggtagttttatatatttatatatagatagaaTTGTAAGTTTAAATTAGTTACAATTTAATTCCGTTTAGTTAAAATCAAATCTTAATCCGAAACCCCCTTTTATAGTTTAACTGTTAGCGATTAAAAATCTCAAACACACCatctccccgtggaacgaaccgaatttaccaacgaactattactacaaggataggactagttgcctatatgtgtgaaatcaatccgcAATCATAAAAACACCATATAAACACACTCGAATTCGTGTAAAAAAATTCAATCCAAATCTGTTCATAATAAAAGGTACCGTTTCACGACATcaactttttggtgccgctgccaggGAGTTGGTAGTTAAATAAATAGACAATATTTTCTGATTTGgagtaagtggtgtctagaatttgtaagtggacctggttattggattttccaaacagtcacCAATTTTATTGGAACCAAACGGATCCTGCCTCTCCGCTACATCTGTCGGCCaccgaaatgtgggcaaaattggAAAAAAGTccatttgtttaaaggtttttaaatGCTTTTAGTTATTCGACCCTTtcgtgaaaatccattttcaagaaAGTTAAATGTTTTATATTTAATGAATAAATCCTTTAAGACAACATACAATATCCTAATTATATGACCCCTTCGGGAAATCCTAAACTCGTTACACCTAATCCAGAACCTGAAAAAGACTTAAACAATGGACTAAAACAACAAAAACAAAAATTAGGTAGTACTAGTAAACCGACAACACCGAAAACAACAAAAATAATAAACACGTAGGAAACACTAGTAATCAACAAGAAGTCAAAATTGAAACTGAAACAATCATCttaaaagaagaagaaatggctgaagaAACACGTGATCCAAATGACCTACCGATGTGGGATACCAGACAAACTGCTCCCCTTCTCGCACTTTCATCTATAAGAAGACCCGATATTCAGGTTGATAACTTTGAAGTCAAGGGGTAGTTTATGACATGGTTCGTGAGAACCAATTCGACGGAATACTTAATAACAACCCGATAGAACATCTAGAAGCTTTGGAAGATTTATATGAACTGCACAAAACAAAAGATGTTTCTTCAGATGCATTTAGGTTAAGAGTTTTTCCATACTATTTAATCGGAGATGCAAAAGCATGGTTGAAATCATTACAACCTGATTCTATCACAACTTTCAACGAATTAAGAGATAAATTCATTACCCGATTTTTCCCACCTGTAAAAGCCAAAAGGCTGAGAACTGAAATCACCACTTTTAAACAAAAGTCAgatgaaactctttatgatgcCTGGAAACACAGATTGCAAAAGGGGCAAATAGTACAAACTTtttatcgtggtattgatgaacatACTCGTGGTATACTAGATTCCTCTGCTGGCGGAGTgtttatgtacaaatcaccaaatcaagcatATAAATTGTTGGAAGACATGTCAGTTCATACTTTTGAATGGACACTGTCTAGAGATCAACAATCTAGAAGGATAGTGGCTAGTATTGAAGATGGTGATACAAATACAACCATAGCCTCTTTGTCAAACCAATTCAAAAAGTTTAGAAGAGAAATAGAGaaattaaattcaatatttttagcATTACAAGTAGGATGTGAAATCTGTGGACAGCCACATCTCACGAAAGATTGTGATGTCAATGATCGGCCAATGAACTCAGTAGCTCAAGTTAACTTTGTTGCTAATCAAAGACAAGAAAATTTTCAAGGAAGGAGTTCTGGTTATTAACCTGTTAACCCTGGATACCAAAACCATGGGTAtcaaaacccgaaaatttttgcctTTCAAAGAAATGGACCACCTGATTTTCACAATAGAAACCAAACTCCATTTCCACCTAAACAAAATTTCCAACAACAGTCGTTACCTCAGTTACAATATCATCAACAAACTCATAACATACAACTAGTAGAGAAGAAATCTAACTTTGAAGAAGTTATGATGAATTTCGTCAAAAGTTAATCAGAGATAAACGAGCAAATGAAGAGACAATTACATCAAGTCCAAACCGAAAATGAGCAAGTGCAAAGGAATCATCAAGCATCAATTCAAAACCTTGAACGAGATATGGGAAGAATATCCCAATTACTTACTGAAAGGCATTCAGGAACGTTACCATCTAATACACAACCAAACCCAAAGGGTAAAGAATCTCAAAATCCAAATAACTTTTCGCAAGTCAATTCCATATCTACTCGATGTGGGTTAACCATTAACTCGGAAATTTTAAATCCTCATGCTCCTATTCCTATTTCACAAGAAAATGTGGTGGAAGAAAGAAGGTGCCAACCACAGGTGCACCTAAAACTCAAATAAATCAACCACCATTAAAAGAATATAAACCCCTGATTCCATATCCacaacgtttgaagaaagataaacTACAAGCACAGTACAAAAAGTTTGCTGAtatgattaagcaaatttgtataaATGTATTGCTGGTATGCCGTATTATGGGAGGTTTGTCAAAGATCTCAAAGCTGACAAAGGTAAATATGAGGAAGTTTCAACCGCATTTTTTTGATGAAGAATGCTTAGcaattttgcaaaaaaaaaaagatgccaccaaaacttggagatcctggtagttttatcattccTTGTTTGATGGGAAATTCGGTAATGTACGATACATTAGCTGATTTAGGAGCAAGCATTAATCTTATTCCTCACTCCTTATACTTGAAACTGAACTTAGGAGatttaaaaccaactaggatgtgtatacgattGGTTGATCGAACTcataactatcctattggtattgtcgAAAATTTACCAGTCAAGGTAAATCACCTAATCTTTCGTGCTGATTTTGtagtccttgaaatggaagaagataccaaagttcctttaattttaggtcgaccatttctAAATACTGCAGACGCAATTGTACGTGTTAAAGATAAAGAACTCAGCTTAGGTGTGGGTAAGGATATAATTATCTTGAACATAGATAAGGCTATGAAATACCCTATGTCTCCTGATGACAAATGTTTTCAAATAGGCAATGTTGATTGTTGTATTGAGGAAGAACTACAAGAATTATTAAATgtcgacacctcgaatttcaccctgaTGGGTGAGAGTGAAGATTTTGATGTCGATATGGAGTTAGAGGAGCTGCAGAAGGTAGTCACGGATGAAGAATACATGAAAGAAGATATTCCTGAGGAATATGAACCTTTTGAAGAAATCCCAATTGGTGataggttccgaataaaatcttccttggaagaaccaccctcCTTGGAACTTAAGGAACTCCtgaaacatttggagtatgcttatctccaaggaacGTCACAACTGCCAGTCATTATTTCATCAGATCtttccgatgacgaaaatggtagGTTAATGTCGGTTTTAAAAACCCACAAAAGGCAATTACATGGAAAACAActaatattccagggattaaccctgcttattgtacccacaagatcctaatggaagaagattttaaacccatgGTACAAAGGCAATGGAGGTTAAACCCTaccatgaaagaagttgtcaaaaaagAGGTGATCAAATTACTTGATGTCGAGTTAAATTACCTTATATCTGATAGCGCGTGGGTAAGTCTTGTGCAAATAGTACCCAATAAAGGAAGTACGACTGTTATTCTGaatgataagaatgaactcgttcctacgaGAACGGTCACTGGGTGGAGATTCTGTATAGACTATCGTCGTCTaaatgacgccacaaggaaagatcattttccGCTTCCTTTTatcgaccaaatgctagaacgtttgacGGGAAAAGATTACTACCGTTTCCTTGTTGGATTCtctggttattttcaaattccaattgatcctatGGACCAAGACAAGACTACGttcacttgtccatttggtaccttTGCATACAGACGAATGCCATTCGGATTATGCAATGCCCCAGGCACCTtcaaaaggtgtatgatggcgatttttcatgacatgattgaagaatGTATGGAAGTATATAAGGacgatttctctatttttggagactccttcgactCATGCCTCTCAaaccttgaacgaatgctaattctttgtgaagaaacaaatcttatattaaactgggagaaatgccacttcatggtgaaggaaggcattgttttaggccacaagatttctcgAGCTGGAATGGAAGTAGATAGAGCTAAGACCGATGTAATTTCAAAACTTCCTCCACCAACCAATGTTAAAGGAATTTGTAGTTtccttggtcatgcgggattctataggcgattcatAAAGAATTTTTTCAAAATCGCCCGACCAATGACTAAGCTTCTTGAGAAGGACAttaaattcgattttgatgctaaATGTTTAAATGCTTTCTCCGTTCTGAAAGAAAAACATACGAACGCACctattatggtatcacccgactggtcaaaacctttcgagctaatgtgtgatgctagtgatttcgcactgggagctgttttaggtcaacgtgatgataacaaatttcaaccaatctactatgcaagtaaaacacttacaggagctcagttgaattacacaactactgtgaaggagcttcttgcagtagtttttgctttTGATAAGTTTAAATCTTACCTGGTGTTATCTacaacaattgtttataccgatcatttagccctaaagtacttgttcaaaaagcaagatgctaaacctagactcattcgttggattcttcttctacaagaatttgacattgaaatcaaggataaaaaagggtgctgaaaatctcactgtggatcacttgtctcgtcttgaaaatcctaacttagaaacactcgaagAATCtattattcacgatacttttcctgACGAGTTTCTTATGAAAATCAAAATGGAAGAAGAATTTCCATAGTTTGTGAATTTTGCAAATTATCTTACCGCAGGAATTCTTGTCAAAAATCAAatgtatcagcaaaagaagaaattcttcacCGATTTGAAGTCTTACTTCTGGGAAAGCCCGAATCTTTTTCGTATGGGAGCAGATCAAGTTATTCGCTgatgcgtatatggtaaagaagctcaacaaattctagagcactgtcatcaAGGACCAGCCGGCAgacatttcggacctagctatacagcaaAGAAGGTCTTCGAATCAGGATTTTACTGGCCAACTATTTTTAAAGATGCTCACAACATGGTAaaaacttgtgatgcttgtcaaagatctggaaatatttCTAAacgagacgaaatgccacaacaaggcatcctagtatgtgaagtatttgacatctggggtattgacttcatgggtccatttcccgcctctaacaaatgcaaatacattctcatggcagtcgattacgtttctaaatgggctgaagcgaaagccctacccactaacgatgctcgagttgttgtcacctttaataaaaatcttttctcatgttttgggattccaaaagcattaatcagtgatcgtagaactcattttacaaatcaattactcgaaaaagtgcttaaaaagtatggagttaatcatcgtttctcaacttcctaccatcctcaaacgagtggtcaagttgaaaacacaaatcgaggtttaaatgaattttAGAGAGAACACTtaagaataatccaaaaatctggcatcaaaagctagatgatgcgctatggacatttagaactgcattcaaaatgcCCATAGGTACCACTCCTTTCCGTTTAGTATATGGTAAAGTGTGTCATCTACTTATCGAGGTTGAACACAAGGCATTTTGGGCATTAAAAGAATGTAACACAGCCCTTGTCAAAGCCGGAGAAAATGGACTATTACAATTACATGAGTTAGATAAGGTAAGACTTCAAGCATACGAAAACTCGAAAACTTATAAAGAGAAAACTAAGAAATGGCACGATGCTCGCTTAAAGGAGAATAAAGCATTTGAACCAGGAGACAAAGTTCTATTAtttcaatcacgttttaagttttcatatGGGAAACTTaaatcccgatggacgggaccgtaTGAAGTAAAACACGCATTTCCATCTGGATACGTAGTGTTATGTGACAAGAATGGTGGTACTTTCAATGTGAACGGTCATAGACTTAAATTCTATAATGAAGGGTTCAACAACACTAAAAGAGATGACATCACATTCTATCCAAAGGACAAATGAATGGAGCATGATtcgtctttctctagcagaccctaaagaactagtctcccCCCAGTCTAACTTTTAATTTttgtaataaaataaaatatataataaatataaaaatatataaacaaataataattaaaactaataaaaaATTATGTTGTGTGTTATTGTTTGGTTTTGATGTGTATAAGGCAGGGTAAAAGACACATTTCAAAAAAtgtcattaagtttagcaaaagctaccATTTTGACGAAACACATGTGTAATATAATTTGAGGAATAGACAATGTTCAGCGCCATAGTTAAACAACATTCCGTGATCTTCATTTTAAATCAACGAGGTTTTGACTTCATTCCTACACTTTTTGCCCTCTTAAATTTAATTTAATCTGATTTCATTGCaagtgagggcattacatgatctcaagtgtgggaggggttataaattctctcggaattatacacttggcttattttctaaattttgtgaaaaatttaaaaattttaactaaatgaattcaaatcttatttaatatatttatgaacaataaaactaggtgttaaaactgaaattattgttacctcaaggagaacataaattgagaaacaaccaaatttgtgaatttatttgattaaatcGGGAATAAAAAGATTCAAGAAAAAAggccaagtgtggggagatttgtcaATATATATGAACTGTTATCGGATGTTTGTGCGaagtttattgcaggtacttttgctttgggctgTATAAATTTGTTTTACCCATTAAATTGTGAAAATTAAAAATTGAGTCTTCATGATGGTTCAACTCCATCCTTAGAGGAAGTAAagccttccgaaaaagaaacgtgctctATGATTTAGGTCaaaaaagttgtcgtccagaccggcTGTAGTGTctacaaaaaatcttgaaaagttttctctaaaatcagctggaaatccacggacctcagcatcaaacagggtcttagtggtcagacttatcctaaccatgaggtgGATCTATCTCGCACAATCGAGAGGCACCATGACACTACTTAAGTAGATTAATcagatccccagatggatgatctccgtaatgaTCAAACGCATCTATGTTGATcgaggtcaacatacatatgccttaACAGATTGAGGTGTATAAACTCATGGTTCAACGATGATATTTGGACGTAATGTAGGATCTTCCTAACATACATAATTATCTAACCGACATCACTACGACGTTAGGTCTGTGGGAAGACTCGGCTTGACCGAGaaaatgttttagttgaaaaatggtTTTTCGTATACTTAGAGCCTTTTGGGGCTAAAACTGAAACACGAGAGCCACTTGGGGTCAAATCCAGAACACGGGAAACCCTTACTAAGTCACGTGAGACTTTAACCGCGAATCTTCTTTTATTGTACACCCTGATCTAGAGTCACAAGAGTAGCCAACTTCGGTACAATGAAtgcagtgtcgttgtcctaaacacgaggataactgtggatgacacacttaCCTTTCAACAAGTTTGAAACaaattttgtagcgacccgacccaaatcgtcattgacggcatcaCTAACtgaggtcctgttacgtggtcgtagtccctatatgagactcgtttgaccaaaattatgtcgcattcatttgaaaagtacaagacttacaaagtttagtttaccaaatggatcgacaacaagtttaagtttacaaaagtataatgtataaatgaaataaacttgcgacataatataagttaaaaGTCACGGTtgatataaatagcgtaagtatgtaaacaatatgtttgaatccaaaggtgctatcactagcgtatgcatgtatgtatgcttgactccaagcaagtatgagtatacgcgaaagcatgtatcaaatagccatgtataaacctgagaaacatatagaaaactgtcaacgaaaaacgttggtgaaatcataggtgtttgtaataaacgttgtttttgaaccacaagatttagtattcccataacgttgattatcaaaatcgtttgcattccaaaagtattgttcgcgagcacccaattatcaagacttaacgtatccttccatagaaccacatcacaatagtgttagaacatacactgtttctcaaaaatatatttcatccgtagacggtagcgaaccgttcgaaatgagggtttgtcaaacccgtatggccacagaatataagttctcgcttacaccctgcaagtgtaactaatgataattgaattgaggattttttgttctaactcgctgtggaatgtttgtttcatcgtacttgtgttcaaagtataaaagtaagtagtacaaaatgtaacaaagtatatgtttctcagcccacaatttaaaagtataaaaagttgttgaaaaggtgggactatgatctcacctcgagtgcacgagtataaatgtacttcacaaagtaaacgtgtgcatgaaagttgcttagccttgacctaaacaagtaagttgtat
This genomic window from Rutidosis leptorrhynchoides isolate AG116_Rl617_1_P2 chromosome 2, CSIRO_AGI_Rlap_v1, whole genome shotgun sequence contains:
- the LOC139890351 gene encoding uncharacterized protein, with the protein product MPIGTTPFRLVYGKVCHLLIEVEHKAFWALKECNTALVKAGENGLLQLHELDKVRLQAYENSKTYKEKTKKWHDARLKENKAFEPGDKVLLFQSRFKFSYGKLKSRWTGPYEVKHAFPSGYVVLCDKNGGTFNVNGHRLKFYNEGFNNTKRDDITFYPKDK